From a single Epinephelus fuscoguttatus linkage group LG18, E.fuscoguttatus.final_Chr_v1 genomic region:
- the nkx6.1 gene encoding homeobox protein Nkx-6.1, whose amino-acid sequence MLAVGQMDGSRQSAFLLSTPPLAALHSMTEMKTPLYPAYPLSSTGPNSSTSPATTSPNPGGMAVSSPGIKSSTGLSSGLGSPQQCSSATPHGINDILSRPTAASTGATVAVAAAAAAASSSAGILSGLPRFSSLSPPPPPGLYFSPSAAAVAVARYPKPLADLPGRTPIFWPGVMQSPHWRDARFACSPHQNSVLLDKDGKRKHTRPTFSGQQIFALEKTFEQTKYLAGPERARLAYSLGMTESQVKVWFQNRRTKWRKKHAAEMATAKKKQDSETERLKGTSDNEDEDDDYNKPLDPNSDDEKITQLLKKHKPGSALLLHTSENDSS is encoded by the exons ATGTTAGCGGTGGGTCAGATGGACGGGTCCCGACAGAGCGCCTTCCTCCTCAGCACCCCTCCTTTAGCAGCTCTGCACAGCATGACCGAGATGAAGACCCCGCTGTACCCGGCGTACCCGCTCTCCTCCACCGGCCCCAACTCCTCTACCTCACCGGCCACCACCTCTCCGAACCCGGGCGGCATGGCCGTGTCCTCCCCGGGGATCAAGAGCTCCACGGGGCTGTCCTCGGGGCTCGGCTCCCCGCAGCAGTGCTCCTCCGCCACCCCTCACGGAATAAACGACATCCTGAGCCGGCCCACCGCCGCCAGCACCGGCGCCACGGTGGCGGtggccgccgccgccgccgccgcctcCTCCTCGGCGGGGATCCTGTCGGGGCTGCCCCGGTTCAGCAGCCTCAGCCCGCCGCCGCCTCCCGGACTTTACTTCAGCCCCAGCGCCGCCGCCGTGGCGGTGGCCCGGTACCCGAAACCCCTGGCGGACCTCCCGGGCAGGACGCCGATCTTCTGGCCGGGAGTCATGCAGAGTCCGCACTGGAGGGACGCCAGATTCGCGTGTTCACCCC ATCAGAACTCCGTGTTACTGGATAAAGACGGGAAACGGAAACACACGCGACCCACGTTCTCCGGGCAGCAGATATTCGCTCTGGAAAAGACTTTTGAACAAACTAAATATCTGGCGGGGCCGGAGAGAGCGCGGCTGGCCTACTCTCTGGGCATGACCGAGAGCCAGGTCAAG GTCTGGTTCCAGAACAGACGGACCAAGTGGAGGAAAAAGCACGCGGCGGAGATGGCCACCGCCAAGAAGAAGCAGGACTCTGAGACCGAGCGGCTGAAGGGCACCTCGGACAACGAGGACGAAGACGACGACTACAACAAACCTCTGGACCCGAACTCAGACGACGAGAAGATCACACAGCTGCTGAAGAAACACAAGCCGGGCTCGGCGCTGCTGCTGCACACGTCGGAGAACGACAGCTCCTAA